The Clostridioides sp. ES-S-0010-02 genome window below encodes:
- a CDS encoding discoidin domain-containing protein yields MASVGDALPQPEEGWKRYNDDCINIFYSELYKRVPMSSCYGGTGTYVRNVPYDETDINFSFIGSKVRIMCDVCSDRSDLIDINLDGKVEQFSTRTGNAMNFSKIVYEKLDLDNKLHNIKISINKNSVVVYLFFDCIDIDESGHILSPIESKLTQRTSIEDMEIGDIISCRYTASTAGKIGDFSELGKCNCEEIPRDVSSSTPDGKFFFVKVDDNKLIADRNIQNNISWNEINGNLDIFYREKVFPLNICESDETDEYILKASSVYENRHAYNAFGNKIGWHSELYNYPHILQVSFKRKPQRINSYKFHFGNNEQFPQSATEWTIEASNDELTWIILQTVKENPAPKHDQIKNYIFKNEIFYNHYRIKITNSNSNSGCVAIKCLDFFYKKFSMCLPDGGVSYNNDITVSFPKKALNANETDEYILYASGSLSDALLTYKAFNKTNIDSNDCWHSPNEANSYIKIFSKKEKIISNGFMFTNRNSDSFPQAPNLCIVYGSNDNEKFEKIYESSSFPQNARAVSYHYFNSQVEYLYYQFNFSGATGYVAVGELELLKEYEYKKSSPSPINKNQGGWPTNNDWDKYIWKSNLNGKIESGDNNIWNYKNIASLTDNIAILSVVDVWGTRPNGTSIAVRGYNDQFVNDSSPKRYGIINNAYTASNVGFRPILVIGGDAEWLL; encoded by the coding sequence ATGGCTAGTGTTGGAGACGCCCTTCCTCAACCAGAGGAAGGTTGGAAAAGGTATAATGATGATTGTATAAATATATTCTATTCTGAATTGTATAAAAGAGTTCCTATGAGTTCATGTTATGGTGGAACAGGTACATATGTTAGAAATGTTCCTTATGACGAAACAGATATTAATTTTAGTTTTATTGGTTCAAAAGTAAGAATAATGTGTGACGTATGTAGCGATAGGTCTGATTTAATTGATATTAATCTTGATGGTAAAGTTGAACAATTTAGCACAAGAACTGGTAACGCTATGAATTTTTCTAAAATAGTATATGAAAAATTAGACCTAGATAATAAACTACATAATATTAAAATATCAATAAATAAAAATAGTGTTGTTGTTTATTTATTCTTTGACTGTATAGATATAGATGAAAGTGGACATATATTGTCACCAATAGAATCTAAATTGACACAACGAACATCAATAGAAGATATGGAGATAGGAGATATAATATCTTGTAGATATACTGCTTCTACTGCTGGAAAAATAGGAGATTTTTCAGAACTAGGAAAGTGCAACTGTGAGGAAATTCCAAGGGATGTATCAAGCTCAACTCCAGATGGAAAATTCTTTTTTGTTAAAGTAGATGATAATAAATTAATAGCAGATAGAAATATACAAAATAATATATCTTGGAATGAGATTAATGGTAATTTAGATATCTTTTATAGAGAAAAAGTGTTTCCTCTAAATATTTGTGAAAGTGATGAAACAGATGAATATATTTTAAAAGCAAGTAGTGTATATGAAAATAGGCATGCTTACAATGCATTTGGTAACAAAATAGGATGGCACAGCGAATTATATAACTATCCACATATATTACAAGTTAGTTTCAAAAGAAAACCTCAAAGAATAAACTCATATAAGTTTCACTTTGGAAATAACGAACAGTTTCCACAGTCAGCAACAGAATGGACGATAGAGGCTAGTAATGATGAATTGACATGGATAATTTTACAGACAGTCAAAGAAAATCCTGCTCCAAAACATGATCAAATAAAAAATTATATCTTTAAAAATGAAATTTTTTATAATCATTATAGAATAAAAATAACAAATTCAAATTCTAACTCTGGATGTGTAGCTATAAAATGTTTAGATTTTTTTTATAAAAAATTCTCTATGTGTTTACCAGATGGAGGAGTGTCTTACAATAATGATATAACAGTATCTTTTCCTAAAAAAGCTTTAAATGCAAATGAGACTGATGAATATATACTTTATGCAAGTGGGTCTCTTAGTGACGCACTTCTTACATATAAAGCATTTAATAAAACAAACATTGACTCTAATGATTGTTGGCATAGTCCTAATGAAGCAAATTCATATATAAAAATATTTTCAAAAAAAGAAAAAATAATTTCAAATGGATTTATGTTCACTAATAGAAATAGTGATTCATTCCCTCAAGCTCCTAATTTATGTATCGTGTATGGTAGTAATGATAACGAAAAGTTTGAAAAAATATATGAGTCATCAAGCTTTCCTCAAAATGCTAGAGCTGTATCTTACCATTATTTTAATTCTCAGGTAGAATATTTATATTATCAATTTAATTTTAGTGGAGCAACAGGTTATGTAGCTGTAGGTGAGTTAGAGCTGCTTAAAGAGTATGAATATAAAAAATCCTCTCCAAGTCCAATTAATAAAAATCAAGGTGGTTGGCCAACTAATAATGATTGGGATAAATATATATGGAAAAGCAATTTAAATGGAAAAATAGAGTCTGGTGACAATAACATATGGAATTATAAAAATATTGCATCTTTAACAGATAACATTGCTATTTTATCAGTTGTAGATGTATGGGGAACAAGACCAAATGGAACCTCAATTGCTGTTAGAGGATATAATGATCAATTCGTAAATGATAGTAGTCCTAAAAGGTATGGAATAATAAATAATGCCTATACGGCTTCTAATGTAGGATTTAGGCCAATATTAGTTATAGGTGGTGATGCAGAATGGCTGTTATAG
- a CDS encoding phage tail protein — MANLGNMYPNLPGMLVEFKDGGSALRFGLDEYNTDSMLLLGTAVDGPVMEPVAIDDSSIELLFGSDTNLNGIPNGSTLVQSYKQARDAGCQDIRVMRISGTCATSNISAPSQVVEKNKKIDEDLSVTQGCEKTDIKLSGKGIIASSIRVYVKGKELLSGFVYNEFLKSISIEKNACDAGVPVSIAYNYRYWVEQKPEYLTLNRDKKIFLSNIPNGAAIVVTYDGKSIDEYIEMNDNVITIPSLDEGERVVVSYRVEVVGEEIETQVDGNIFMTATSNQKLLLSNTPVDGTLTLYVGGSKVLDSNSFSIDKKSKTITLKKECFQMGQVVSVSYYMPVKEKIERKIRLKSKFAGDMYNLGQVKVEDLRDTFGNYIGKYVKIIKPESKMSIGEEPLILSTLDYLTFGALVDAINNLQTTYFAETDTPEELTKDLIKSATYFIGGSNGLDMNKEDMFKALSGERDRNGYIVKQGAYQLLENYNVDWIVPLGVYADDKLFDRHQDFAYELALFCAVLSYRNKSTYGVIAMNPLKDTSLSGVQSHSKYLTQYSNEFLMKDDKGTIITDGQGNSIDLGKFISVVAGPTPIVEHKVSSLREGNPAVLYAAFNTSILPHSSPTNKILSGVKSLKYSFSNAQLNDITGNKLVSFNSKKLKGRTCLNKVFVVDAPTSAKKDSVYSKLSTLKVMRVVTDNIREVADPFIGEANTIEQRNALSATIAKRLDALLLQGVILDYSFNLIATQQDLILGQAKLEVGIVAPQELRKITTIVGLKK, encoded by the coding sequence ATGGCAAACTTAGGAAATATGTATCCTAATCTTCCAGGAATGTTAGTCGAATTTAAAGATGGTGGTTCTGCACTTAGATTTGGTTTGGATGAATATAACACTGATAGTATGTTGTTACTTGGGACAGCAGTTGATGGCCCAGTAATGGAGCCTGTAGCGATAGATGATTCTTCTATAGAATTACTATTTGGTTCAGACACTAATTTAAATGGAATTCCAAATGGTTCAACATTAGTTCAATCATATAAGCAAGCTAGAGATGCTGGATGTCAAGATATAAGAGTAATGAGAATCTCTGGTACATGCGCAACGTCAAATATAAGTGCACCATCTCAAGTTGTTGAAAAAAATAAAAAGATAGATGAGGACTTATCAGTTACTCAAGGATGTGAGAAAACTGATATAAAACTAAGTGGAAAAGGGATTATTGCAAGTTCAATTAGAGTTTATGTAAAAGGAAAAGAACTACTCTCTGGATTTGTATATAATGAATTTCTTAAAAGCATATCAATAGAAAAAAATGCTTGTGATGCAGGTGTACCTGTTTCAATAGCTTATAATTATAGATATTGGGTTGAACAGAAACCAGAATATTTAACTTTGAATCGTGATAAAAAGATTTTTTTATCTAATATTCCAAATGGCGCTGCTATAGTAGTTACTTATGATGGGAAATCTATAGATGAGTATATTGAAATGAATGATAATGTCATAACAATACCATCTTTAGATGAAGGAGAAAGAGTAGTTGTAAGTTATAGGGTAGAAGTTGTAGGAGAAGAAATAGAAACTCAAGTAGATGGAAATATTTTTATGACTGCCACATCAAATCAAAAGCTACTTTTAAGTAATACTCCAGTAGATGGAACACTTACATTATATGTTGGAGGAAGTAAAGTATTAGATTCAAATTCTTTTTCAATAGATAAAAAGTCAAAAACTATAACTCTTAAAAAAGAATGTTTTCAAATGGGACAAGTAGTATCCGTAAGTTATTATATGCCAGTTAAAGAGAAGATAGAAAGAAAGATAAGATTAAAATCTAAGTTTGCTGGAGATATGTATAATTTAGGTCAAGTAAAAGTAGAAGATTTGAGAGACACTTTTGGCAATTATATAGGAAAATATGTAAAAATCATTAAGCCAGAATCTAAAATGAGTATTGGTGAAGAACCTTTAATATTATCAACTCTTGACTACTTAACTTTTGGAGCATTAGTAGATGCAATAAACAATTTACAGACAACATATTTTGCAGAAACGGATACACCAGAAGAACTTACAAAAGATTTAATAAAATCAGCTACATATTTTATAGGCGGTTCTAATGGTTTAGATATGAATAAAGAAGATATGTTTAAGGCATTATCAGGAGAAAGAGATAGAAATGGATACATAGTAAAACAAGGTGCTTATCAATTGCTTGAAAATTATAATGTAGATTGGATAGTTCCTTTAGGTGTTTATGCTGATGATAAACTATTTGACAGACATCAAGATTTTGCATATGAACTTGCTTTATTCTGTGCAGTGTTATCCTATAGAAATAAATCTACATATGGTGTAATAGCAATGAATCCATTAAAAGATACATCTCTATCAGGTGTCCAATCACACTCTAAATATTTAACACAATACAGTAATGAATTTTTAATGAAGGATGATAAAGGTACTATAATTACTGATGGTCAGGGAAACTCTATAGACCTTGGAAAGTTTATATCAGTAGTTGCAGGTCCTACACCTATAGTGGAACATAAGGTAAGTTCGCTTAGAGAAGGAAATCCAGCAGTACTTTATGCTGCGTTCAATACAAGTATTTTACCACATTCATCTCCAACAAATAAGATATTAAGTGGTGTGAAATCACTAAAATATTCTTTTTCAAATGCACAATTGAATGATATAACAGGGAACAAATTGGTTTCATTCAACTCTAAAAAATTAAAGGGTAGAACTTGCTTAAATAAGGTTTTTGTAGTAGATGCTCCAACATCTGCGAAGAAAGATAGTGTATATTCAAAATTATCTACATTAAAAGTTATGAGAGTAGTAACTGATAATATAAGGGAAGTGGCAGACCCATTTATAGGGGAAGCAAATACAATAGAACAGAGAAATGCACTAAGTGCAACAATTGCAAAAAGACTAGATGCATTATTATTACAAGGAGTTATATTAGATTATAGTTTCAATCTAATAGCAACACAACAAGATTTAATATTAGGACAAGCTAAGTTGGAAGTTGGTATAGTAGCACCACAAGAACTTAGAAAAATAACTACTATAGTAGGTCTAAAAAAATAA